In Sphingomonas sp. KC8, the sequence CGGAGGCGTTAGGGGGGCTATCGCTCACTCTCTCTCGCTCTTTTCTCTATCTGCGGCAGACGTCGGTCCACCGATCCCTACCGTTCGAATTAAGTCTTTGGGGGCTGAAACGGCAAGGATCGCGGATTCATCCTGCGCGCCACGACTTTCTTCTGGACGCCATAATGCGGCTTTTTGATCCGCACGGGCTTTCGTACGCGCCCCTCACCCGGCAATCTGCAGCGCATCGACAAAAAGGAGAGGCAATGGACGCGATCGAACAATTGCTGGCGATCGAACAGATCAAGGCGCTCAAGGCCCGCTACTTCCGCTGCATGGACACCAAGGACTGGGCCGGGCTGGAAGCCGTGTTCACCGCCGATCTCCACGCCGATTTCCGCGAAGGCACCGATCCGCCCAATCCACAGGCGGTGATCGAGGGTGCGAAACCCTATCTGGAAATGCTCAGCCCGATCCTGGCGGACATCACCACCGTCCATCACGGCCACATGCCCGAAATCGCGATCACCTCGCCCACCACCGCCACCGGCATCTGGGCGATGGAAGATAAA encodes:
- a CDS encoding nuclear transport factor 2 family protein, translated to MDAIEQLLAIEQIKALKARYFRCMDTKDWAGLEAVFTADLHADFREGTDPPNPQAVIEGAKPYLEMLSPILADITTVHHGHMPEIAITSPTTATGIWAMEDKLWVKPGAPVPYSFLHGYGHYHETYRKEADGWKIATVRLTRLRIDVA